Proteins encoded by one window of Bradyrhizobium sp. B097:
- a CDS encoding AraC family transcriptional regulator, which produces MYHPSPNLLQCLYSPQRIAAVVDVLAEDGISASRALGGANLTRADLRDSSVRVSYRQVATVFRNAMRLSRDPSVAFRAGERMHVMAYGMYGYAMLSSRTRAEVIDFAAKYGRILGTVADIDLARKDDTVSCLLEPLLSRDPADDVYRFALEFAFATYQTLSRDVYGSSFRFSKLSAAYAPPPHAGTYDRIFQCPVEFGQCKNALEFDAAWIDRPAVCPDEMTRATAGRFYDQLFDHVARDDGLAADIRRRLVEHPGRFPSIEAMAAELAIHPRTFRRRLQLQRKTYRQIVSEVRMQLAVGYLRNTQMTNDEIAARLGYSDAANFRHAFVRWTGKSPSDFRDRPASSIAAGTQDLLADVPN; this is translated from the coding sequence GTGTATCACCCGTCACCAAATCTCCTGCAGTGTCTCTATTCGCCGCAACGGATCGCTGCGGTGGTGGACGTCCTGGCCGAGGACGGGATCTCCGCGTCACGCGCGCTCGGCGGGGCCAATTTGACGCGTGCCGACCTGAGGGATTCGTCGGTACGCGTCTCCTATCGGCAGGTCGCGACGGTCTTTCGCAATGCGATGCGGCTGTCGCGGGATCCGTCGGTCGCGTTTCGCGCCGGAGAACGAATGCATGTCATGGCTTACGGCATGTATGGCTATGCCATGCTGAGCAGCCGGACCCGAGCCGAAGTCATCGACTTCGCGGCCAAGTATGGTCGCATCCTCGGAACGGTCGCCGACATCGACCTTGCCCGCAAGGACGATACGGTGAGCTGTCTGCTCGAGCCTCTGCTCTCACGCGATCCGGCCGATGACGTCTATCGCTTCGCGCTTGAATTCGCCTTTGCGACCTATCAGACGCTGAGCCGTGACGTCTATGGCAGCTCGTTCCGTTTCTCGAAGCTGAGCGCCGCCTATGCGCCGCCGCCGCATGCCGGGACCTACGATCGCATCTTCCAGTGTCCGGTCGAGTTCGGTCAGTGCAAGAACGCACTGGAATTCGACGCGGCCTGGATCGACCGTCCGGCGGTCTGCCCCGACGAGATGACCAGGGCGACGGCAGGTCGATTCTATGATCAGCTGTTCGATCATGTCGCGCGGGACGACGGCCTCGCCGCCGACATCCGGCGACGGCTCGTCGAGCATCCCGGCCGCTTTCCGAGCATCGAGGCAATGGCGGCGGAACTCGCGATTCATCCGCGGACGTTCCGCCGCAGGCTACAGCTGCAGCGGAAAACCTACCGGCAGATCGTCTCCGAGGTCCGTATGCAGCTCGCCGTCGGCTATCTGCGCAACACGCAAATGACCAATGACGAGATCGCCGCGCGGCTCGGTTACAGCGACGCGGCGAACTTCCGTCACGCTTTTGTCCGCTGGACCGGCAAGAGCCCTTCGGACTTCCGCGATCGCCCGGCATCAAGCATCGCAGCAGGGACGCAAGATTTATTGGCGGATGTCCCAAACTAA
- a CDS encoding alpha/beta hydrolase, translating into MNTVVDRSAPPSQLLLALEVRGIWELQAFFASYPLLRRAPRGDGHPVLVLPGLSASDISTRPLRAYLKAQGYAVHGWKLGPNRGPRPGVEAAMDARLAELAERYKRKVSLIGWSLGGVFAREIARRTPDLVRQVITLGSPFANEPKASNAWRLYEILSERQVDDWPDRDMMKLPPPVPSTAIYSRTDGIVSWWGCREQHADRTQNIEVEGSHCGLGHNPAVLYAIADRLALGEGEWSPFDRSGLRGMVYPDPDRANDSVALFRPRWPAA; encoded by the coding sequence ATGAATACGGTCGTCGACCGCTCTGCGCCGCCGTCGCAATTGCTGCTCGCGCTCGAGGTGCGTGGGATCTGGGAGCTGCAGGCGTTCTTCGCAAGCTACCCGCTGCTTCGCCGCGCGCCGCGCGGCGACGGACATCCGGTCCTCGTATTGCCGGGGCTCTCCGCCAGCGATATCTCGACGCGACCGTTGCGCGCCTACCTGAAGGCGCAAGGCTACGCAGTACATGGCTGGAAGCTTGGACCCAATCGCGGACCGCGTCCCGGCGTCGAGGCAGCCATGGACGCAAGGCTGGCCGAGCTTGCCGAGCGATACAAGCGCAAGGTCAGCCTGATCGGCTGGAGCCTCGGCGGCGTCTTTGCCCGCGAGATTGCGCGGCGCACACCCGATCTGGTCCGCCAGGTGATCACGCTCGGCAGCCCGTTCGCCAACGAGCCGAAGGCAAGCAATGCCTGGCGTCTCTACGAGATCCTGAGCGAGCGCCAGGTCGACGACTGGCCCGACAGGGACATGATGAAGTTGCCGCCGCCGGTACCGAGCACGGCGATCTACTCACGCACCGACGGCATCGTCTCGTGGTGGGGTTGCCGCGAGCAGCATGCCGACCGGACGCAGAACATCGAGGTCGAAGGCAGTCATTGCGGGCTCGGACACAATCCGGCCGTGCTCTATGCGATCGCGGACCGGCTCGCGCTCGGGGAGGGTGAATGGTCGCCATTCGACCGCAGCGGTCTCCGCGGCATGGTTTACCCCGATCCGGATCGAGCCAATGACAGCGTCGCCCTGTTTCGGCCGCGCTGGCCGGCGGCCTGA
- a CDS encoding 3-hydroxyacyl-CoA dehydrogenase NAD-binding domain-containing protein, producing MPSSADRAAALNRYRNVCVIGAGVIGSSWAALFLAHGLNVVINDPQPGIEATTKDALIKIAPTLLKLGLPHEGLERNLRFEPDLARAVAGADLVQENGPEKPEWKQQLWAQIEAAVPRHALLLSSSSARPATEQAQEMKDASRLLVGHPFNPPHLIPLVEVVPGEQTDPQATADAVAFYEALGKVPRVLKKEIQGFVANRLQRAIMREACYLVQEGVVTVDELDDIVTSSIGLRWAVNGPFSSFHMGGGPKGLESFFQHLGKNMAASFKVIPQVDLDEALQRRIIDQAAASFGRTPIPRMERERDDTQVALLHVLAARNGKDRT from the coding sequence ATGCCATCATCCGCAGATCGCGCAGCGGCGCTCAACCGCTATCGCAATGTGTGCGTTATCGGGGCCGGAGTCATCGGCTCCTCCTGGGCGGCGCTGTTTCTCGCGCACGGGCTCAATGTCGTGATCAACGATCCGCAGCCCGGCATCGAGGCCACGACCAAAGACGCCCTGATCAAGATCGCGCCGACATTGCTGAAGCTCGGCCTGCCGCACGAGGGGTTGGAGCGCAACCTGCGCTTCGAGCCGGATCTTGCGCGCGCCGTCGCCGGTGCCGACCTCGTGCAGGAGAACGGCCCGGAGAAACCCGAATGGAAACAGCAGCTCTGGGCACAGATCGAGGCAGCGGTGCCGAGGCATGCGTTGCTGTTGTCGTCGAGCTCGGCGCGGCCGGCCACCGAGCAGGCGCAGGAGATGAAGGATGCCAGCCGGCTGCTCGTCGGTCATCCCTTCAACCCGCCGCATCTGATCCCGCTCGTCGAGGTCGTTCCCGGCGAGCAAACCGATCCGCAGGCCACCGCCGACGCCGTGGCGTTCTACGAGGCGCTCGGCAAGGTGCCGCGGGTGCTCAAAAAGGAGATTCAGGGCTTTGTCGCCAACCGGCTGCAGCGCGCGATCATGCGCGAGGCCTGCTATCTCGTGCAGGAAGGTGTCGTGACGGTCGACGAGTTGGACGACATCGTCACCAGCTCGATCGGGTTGCGCTGGGCCGTGAACGGGCCGTTCAGCTCGTTCCACATGGGCGGCGGACCGAAGGGACTCGAATCGTTCTTCCAGCACCTCGGCAAGAACATGGCCGCGTCGTTCAAGGTGATTCCGCAGGTCGATCTCGACGAGGCGCTACAGCGCAGGATCATCGACCAGGCCGCGGCGTCTTTCGGCAGGACGCCGATCCCGCGGATGGAGCGCGAACGTGACGACACGCAGGTGGCGCTGCTGCACGTACTGGCGGCACGCAACGGCAAGGATCGCACATAG
- a CDS encoding AraC family transcriptional regulator yields MLPSFAQRIFPPHSIAAIAAELREQGIDPSEVLEGTGLVIGQLESHTTRISYRQLDTVIRNALQLARDPAIALRSGARMHVTAYGMYGYALLSSATHAEARDFAARYIRVVGPFCDFGLSYDGGTVVATFQPMHWPNPTESVHRFAVEFALAAHLTTIRDRSGQGFGFSRVLLDYAPPQPTAAYRDLFGCPILFNQHHCGYEYVRNDGPRALANPRTHAMAREMCEEILGEVNRAGGVAADIRRILIEQPGSYPSIEAIAEQLDIYPRALRRRLEAEGTSYRGLLAEVRMRLAIEYLRKTRMTNEEIASRLGYSDAANFRHAFSRWTGRNPSEFRGDAGL; encoded by the coding sequence ATGCTGCCCAGCTTCGCGCAGCGAATCTTCCCGCCTCATTCGATCGCGGCCATCGCGGCCGAGCTTCGCGAGCAGGGCATTGATCCATCTGAGGTTCTCGAGGGCACCGGGCTTGTGATCGGCCAGCTCGAGTCGCATACGACGCGAATATCCTATCGGCAGCTGGACACGGTGATCCGCAATGCGCTGCAACTGGCAAGGGACCCCGCCATCGCGCTGCGCTCCGGCGCGCGAATGCATGTTACCGCCTATGGCATGTACGGATACGCGCTGCTGAGCAGTGCGACCCACGCGGAGGCCCGCGACTTCGCAGCGCGATACATCCGCGTGGTGGGTCCCTTCTGCGATTTTGGCCTCTCTTATGATGGTGGGACGGTGGTGGCGACGTTCCAACCCATGCACTGGCCGAATCCGACCGAGAGTGTGCATCGCTTCGCGGTGGAGTTCGCACTGGCCGCGCATCTGACGACCATTCGCGACCGCTCCGGTCAGGGCTTCGGGTTCTCGCGCGTGCTGCTCGACTATGCGCCGCCGCAGCCCACAGCGGCGTATCGTGATCTTTTCGGATGCCCAATTCTGTTCAATCAGCATCACTGTGGATACGAATACGTACGCAATGACGGCCCGCGGGCGCTGGCAAATCCGCGTACCCACGCCATGGCGCGGGAGATGTGCGAGGAGATCCTCGGCGAGGTGAACCGCGCCGGCGGCGTTGCCGCCGATATCCGCCGGATACTGATCGAGCAGCCCGGCAGTTATCCAAGTATCGAGGCGATCGCCGAGCAGCTCGACATCTATCCCCGCGCGCTGCGGCGCAGGCTCGAGGCGGAGGGAACCTCATATCGCGGCTTGCTTGCGGAGGTGCGCATGCGGCTCGCGATCGAGTATCTGCGCAAGACGCGCATGACCAATGAGGAGATCGCGAGCCGCCTCGGCTACAGCGACGCGGCCAACTTCCGTCACGCCTTTTCGCGCTGGACCGGCAGAAATCCATCCGAGTTCCGGGGCGACGCGGGTCTTTAG
- a CDS encoding acetoacetate decarboxylase → MRREDILKQLTTPIGAPAFPRGPFRFTNREYLNILYRTDIEALRAVVPEPLEIDDPLVRWEIMRMPDTSGLGDYTECGQAVQVRLGDEKGEYLHAMYLDSLPALASGREISGYPKVIGKPKLYIDSDTLVGTMDYGSLRVATATMGYKHRALDLEKAKAEICVPTFMLKILWTYDSPKPAGEPRICELLRSEITDITVKGAWTGPARLELFAHALAPMADFPVREIVACSHIMTDLTLSRAKRCHNYLDQPR, encoded by the coding sequence ATGCGACGGGAGGACATTCTCAAGCAGCTGACGACGCCAATCGGCGCCCCGGCATTTCCCCGCGGGCCGTTTCGCTTCACCAACCGCGAATACCTCAACATCCTGTATCGCACCGACATCGAGGCGTTGCGCGCCGTCGTTCCCGAGCCGCTCGAGATCGACGATCCGCTGGTCCGCTGGGAAATCATGCGGATGCCCGACACCTCCGGTCTCGGCGACTACACCGAATGCGGCCAGGCCGTCCAGGTGCGCCTTGGCGACGAAAAGGGTGAGTACCTGCACGCGATGTACCTCGATAGCCTGCCGGCGCTGGCGTCCGGCCGCGAAATCAGCGGCTATCCCAAGGTGATCGGCAAGCCGAAGCTCTATATCGATTCCGACACGCTGGTCGGCACAATGGATTATGGCAGCCTGCGCGTGGCCACCGCGACGATGGGTTACAAGCACCGCGCGCTGGACCTCGAAAAGGCAAAGGCCGAGATCTGCGTACCGACCTTCATGCTGAAGATCCTGTGGACCTATGACAGTCCGAAGCCGGCGGGCGAGCCGCGCATCTGCGAGCTGCTGCGCTCCGAGATCACCGACATCACCGTCAAGGGCGCCTGGACCGGCCCGGCCCGGCTGGAGCTGTTCGCCCACGCATTGGCCCCGATGGCCGATTTTCCGGTGCGCGAGATCGTCGCGTGCAGCCACATCATGACCGACTTGACGCTGTCCCGCGCCAAGCGCTGCCACAACTATCTCGATCAGCCGCGGTAA